In Camelus dromedarius isolate mCamDro1 chromosome 4, mCamDro1.pat, whole genome shotgun sequence, the DNA window ACATTTATTAGGCACTTTTATAGGCATTAAGGGgctaaaaaaagattaaaaagacacAAACCTTATTTCCAAAATACCAACACTAATAGTTATCTATGATAATAATTATTGTAATAGCAGCAACTAACACTCTTGTACTGCCTGGAAGTGTCTAAAGTGCCTTAGACAAATGCAGCAATTAATGTCCAGAAAGATTAACTGATCTTGACAAGGTGATTTGGTTAGGAAGCGAAACTGTGGAGACGAAAGCCCGTGTCTTCCGGCTTCATATCCTGTatcctctccacgtgctcactgcCTCTATTTGATTTTAACACTGATGTTTTCTGGGCTAGACTATAGTATCTTGATGAAAAGACTGATAAAAGATTTGAATTTGGCAGGAAGGAAATACCACAAAACTTCCATACAATACAAAACACGGATAATTTATGGTTTAGAAGAGACCAGTATTACCTTTTCTCAGGATCTTGCTGCAAACAGAGCTGAACCAAGCtgaggaaggcaggagagaaTGTCCTTGAGGATGGCGTTTGCAATCTGTCACTATTTACTGTGTGAGTTCCACTGGAGATGTGTACACTTTCTCCAATCCCAGAGTCTACACCTGATCGGGAATTTTTCATTCTAGACTCTGATTGAGGGAAAATACTGATATCCAAAGGGCTATAAGGAGGACCTTTCAGTTTCTGTAACAacatctaaaagaaagaaaaatttccttcAACCCCTTCAAAACAACAACAGTAGGATCCTAGGAGTCTACAGCAaagatgtttaaaagaaattttctagAATGTACGGGATCTCATGAAGGGAAAAGTTCAGAGATTTTAGCAGCATTTACCTGAGTCCTGTGCATGTCCTGGAAAGGTACCTGCCCACTGGCCAATTCACATGCTGTAATCCCAACACTGTAAATATCTGACTTTACATTATATCCATGTAAATCCTGCAGAACAATTAATTTGAAGTCCTTTAGTGTAAATAACTTAAAAAGCTATATACATGTGCTTTTTGATAAAGGATggtgaataataatgaaaaagactcaTGAGAAATCAAGATATACCTAACATATGGTATACATTTAAAAGTTCCTaacaagaaagaattaaaaagtctTGCAGTAGGCCTTTCATCAGTCCAAATATAAGGACACAACTGTCCTTTAGTCAAGCTCAGAAGACACTCAAGACGCACAGACAACCCAATGCAATGGCCACACCTGACCTGTCTCAGTAGTTCGGGACTCAGCCACGGCTGAACTGATGTGCTGAACTGTGGGAAATCATACACAGCCCTATGCCTCTGTCCATGCTTAACCAAACTATGCAGATGGGACAGGCCAGAGAGGGTCACTAGGCCATCACCAGAAATGAGGATATGGCTGGCTTTAATACTCctagaacaaaaagaaacaattctaAATACTAGGAAATTGGccaatgaagaaagaataaaaatctggTCAGAATAAATCCATGTATTCTCTTGGAAATTCAATactctttataaaataatacttgaTGCATAAGGTTAGAATTTAAATACAATATTATCCAATAAAAGGCAGCCTCTTGTAGTATTCACAAAATTTATCAATATATGTctaatataaaaattttctttgtcaaataaattataaaagagaCTTGTTTTTCATCCAAAGCACAGAATTTGGAAACTAATAGAGCAGGACGGCAAAATAATCTGATAAAGTATAATAAAACCTTGATCAATTAGAATACAGTGTTAGAAATCCTCAGTTAACCAGACTGCTGCtaagaaacaataaacagtaagaaaaaaagctTTAAGGAGGttgaaacaaacaataaaaaaaaaaaatcttatttaaaagtaacttaaaaagGAAAGCGAAGTCCCAATGTTTCTTAGAGCAGCACTGTTTTTAACATTCAGCCAATTAATTCTAAATCTACAGTTTGGTAACCAGAGAACTGAtatttagtatgataatttcaAGGTGCtgcaaaatatttaagaaatcagagaaaggtTTAGTTACAATTTGTACATGATACAAACATGACATAAAGCTGAAAAGCAGATAAAGAAGATCTTTATttgcttaaggaaaaaaaaaaaaaaaccacaagtgCTAACTCGTATTCCACTACCTAGTTTATACCGCAAGCAGACAGGTTTCTGTATCCCTCATTATTGAGGCttgagctccatgagggcaggcaCTCCGTCCTAGCACTGAGCATacacctggcacacaggaggtggTCTGAACACTCCCAGTGAATGAACTATAAAACATCAGCATCTACTGTACCTGTTGGCCCCTTTATCCCTCAATTTTCATGTGAGTTTCCTATCCTTCCATTCTAACATTCAACTGCTCCTTCCTAAAAGCTTCCTAAAAGATTTCTTCCTCTCAAATtctttcatttcataaaatacaaataagtaTATACCTGTGAATACAGCCATTTTGGTGCAGATAGTTCAACCCTCTTACTGCTCCAAAGAGAATGTTTCTTATTAAAGTTTCACTCATTCCTTCAGGAAAGTAAGTTCTCAAGAGTTGACTTGCTGAACCTAAAAAGAAACCCCTGAAATCCTTAAATGAAC includes these proteins:
- the STRADB gene encoding STE20-related kinase adapter protein beta isoform X2, with translation MSLLDCFCTSRTQVESLRPEKESETSTHQNLVDDPALSLLHPSTGASEVICSTNVSHYELQVEIGRGFDNLTSVHLARHTPTGTLVTIKITNLENCTEERLKALQKAVILSHFFRHPNITTYWAVFTVGSWLWVISPFMAYGSASQLLRTYFPEGMSETLIRNILFGAVRGLNYLHQNGCIHRSIKASHILISGDGLVTLSGLSHLHSLVKHGQRHRAVYDFPQFSTSVQPWLSPELLRQDLHGYNVKSDIYSVGITACELASGQVPFQDMHRTQMLLQKLKGPPYSPLDISIFPQSESRMKNSRSGVDSGIGESVHISSGTHTVNSDRLQTPSSRTFSPAFLSLVQLCLQQDPEKRPSASSLLSHVFFKQPYFEFL
- the STRADB gene encoding STE20-related kinase adapter protein beta isoform X1, yielding MSLLDCFCTSRTQVESLRPEKESETSTHQNLVDDPALSLLHPSTGASEVICSTNVSHYELQVEIGRGFDNLTSVHLARHTPTGTLVTIKITNLENCTEERLKALQKAVILSHFFRHPNITTYWAVFTVGSWLWVISPFMAYGSASQLLRTYFPEGMSETLIRNILFGAVRGLNYLHQNGCIHRSIKASHILISGDGLVTLSGLSHLHSLVKHGQRHRAVYDFPQFSTSVQPWLSPELLRQDLHGYNVKSDIYSVGITACELASGQVPFQDMHRTQMLLQKLKGPPYSPLDISIFPQSESRMKNSRSGVDSGIGESVHISSGTHTVNSDRLQTPSSRTFSPAFLSLVQLCLQQDPEKRPSASSLLSHVFFKQMKEESQSSILSLLPPACHKPSIALSPASPWTEPECDFPDEKDSNWEF